A stretch of the Ananas comosus cultivar F153 linkage group 14, ASM154086v1, whole genome shotgun sequence genome encodes the following:
- the LOC109720420 gene encoding kinesin-like protein KIN-4A isoform X2, translated as MTMDNGEDCCVKVAVHIRPLIGDEKLQGCEDCVTVVPGKPQVQIGTHSFTFDHVYGSTGSPSSTMFEECVAPLVDGLFQGYNATVLAYGQTGSGKTYTMGTSCRDGSHTGLIPQVLNALFDKIDTLKNQVEFQLRVSFIEILKEEVRDLLDPASSPSKVENGNGHVGKLTVPGKPPVQIREASNGAITLAGSTEINVSTQKEMAACLEQGSTNRATGSTNMNNQSSRSHAIFTITLEQMRKLDPIMTSDGSMIEDLNEDYLCAKLHLVDLAGSERAKRTGSDGLRFKEGVHINKGLLALGNVISALGDEKKRKEGAHVPYRDSKLTRLLQDSLGGNSRTVMIACISPADINAEETLNTLKYANRARNIQNKPIVNRNPISDEMQRMRQQIEFLQAELVSARGGVASDETRILKERISWLEATNEDLCRELYGYRIQSPHSDHHETDSRKGGSIKAEGLKRSLQSTETFDFPMADALRGDNSKEIDDEVAKEWEHTMLQDSMGKELNELNRRLEQKESEMKMFEGFNTLALKQHFGKKIMELEEEKRAVQQERDRLLAEVENLAANSDGHMHRPPDIHSQKLKSLEAQILDLKKKQENQVQLLKEKQRSDEAAKKLQEEIQFIKSQKVQLQHKIKQEAEQFRQWKASREKELLQLRKEGRRNEYERHKLQALNQRQKMVLQRKTEEAAMATKKLKELLEARKSSARDTSVIANGNSPSSQMSEKSLQRWLDQELEVMVHVHEVRNEYEKQSQLRAALAEELAILKQEEAISGGASPPRGNNGTSRVSTMSPNARLARIATLESMVSISSNTLVAMASQLSEAEERERAFTGRGRWNQLRSMGDAKNLLQYMFNVAADARCQVKEREIEMKELKEQLNELVGILRHSEARRREVEKQLKLKEQALTSALAASSQANSNGSMKHSVEENNTPLSPVAVPAQKQLKYSAGIANSPSKGSNTFNNKPLKMVPIGQLSMEKKKLAVVGHAGRLWRWKRSHHQWLLQFKWKWQKPWRLSELIRHSDETIMRARPRPASLRKVK; from the exons ATGACGATGGATAATGGAGAGGATTGCTGCGTGAAGGTCGCGGTCCACATCAGGCCGCTTATCGGAGACGAGAAGCTGCAGGGATGCGAGGATTGCGTTACTGTCGTGCCCGGAAAGCCGCAG GTGCAAATTGGCACCCATTCTTTTACCTTCGATCATGTTTATGGGAGCACCGGTTCTCCATCATCTACCATGTTCGAAGAATGTGTTGCCCCGCTCGTTGATGGTCTGTTTCAAGGATATAATGCAACTGTTCTTGCATACGGTCAG ACTGGGTCAGGAAAAACATATACAATGGGGACGTCATGTAGGGACGGCTCTCATACTGGACTTATTCCTCAAGTTCTGAATGCATTATTCGACAAGATCGATACCTTGAAGAATCAAGTAGAGTTCCAGTTACGAGTCTCTTTCATTGAG ATTCTGAAAGAAGAGGTACGGGACTTGTTAGATCCTGCATCTTCTCCTAGCAAAGTCGAAAACGGCAATGGACATGTGGGGAAGCTAACAGTACCTGGGAAACCTCCTGTACAAATCCGTGAGGCATCGAATGGGGCAATAACACTTGCTGGGTCTACTGAAATTAATGTTAGTACTCAAAAAGAAATGGCTGCATGCTTGGAGCAAGGTTCAACAAATCGAGCTACTGGAAGTACAAACATGAACAACCAGTCAAG CCGTTCCCATGCTATCTTCACAATCACATTGGAGCAGATGCGCAAACTCGATCCAATTATGACTTCTGATGGCTCCATGATCGAGGATCTGAATGAAGACTACCTCTGTGCAAAGCTTCATTTGGTAGATCTTGCTGGATCAGAACGGGCTAAGAGAACTGGTTCAGATGGTCTTAGGTTTAAGGAAG GTGTTCATATCAACAAAGGACTCTTAGCTCTAGGCAATGTCATAAGTGCTCTTGGAgatgagaagaagaggaaagaaggTGCTCATGTCCCTTATCGTGATAGCAAACTGACCCGGCTCTTGCAG GATTCTCTAGGTGGAAATAGCAGGACAGTAATGATAG CTTGTATCAGCCCAGCAGATATAAATGCAGAGGAAACTCTAAACACACTGAAATATGCTAATCGTGCTCGGAACATTCAGAATAAGCCCATA GTAAATAGAAATCCAATCTCTGACGAGATGCAAAGGATGCGTCAGCAAATTGAATTCTTGCAGGCTGAGCTGGTTTCTGCTCGTGGAGGAGTTGCGTCTGATGAAACTCGG ATTCTCAAGGAAAGGATTTCTTGGCTGGAGGCTACCAATGAAGACCTCTGTAGGGAACTGTATGGTTACCGCATTCAATCTCCTCACAGTGATCATCATGAAACAGATAGCCGA AAAGGCGGAAGCATAAAAGCAGAAGGGTTGAAAAGGAGCCTGCAAAGCACAGAGACATTTGATTTCCCAATGGCTGATGCTCTAAGAG GTGATAATTCTAAGGAAATTGATGATGAAGTAGCTAAGGAATGGGAACATACAATGCTGCAAGATAGCATGGGCAAGGAGTTGAATGAGTTAAATAGGCGATTGGAGCAAAAGGAG TCTGAGATGAAAATGTTTGAAGGGTTCAACACACTTGCTCTTAAGCAGCATTTTGGAAAGAAGATCATGGAGcttgaagaagagaaaagagctGTGCAG caagagagagaccggttgttGGCTGAAGTGGAAAACCTTGCTGCTAACTCAGATGGCCACATGCACAGGCCTCCAGATATTCATTCTCAGAAACTGAAGTCCCTTGAAGCACAG ATTTTGGACCttaaaaagaagcaagaaaaccAAGTTCAGCTTTTGAAGGAAAAGCAAAGGAGTGATGAGGCAGCCAAAAAGTTGCAAGAAGAAATTCAATTTATTAAGTCTCAAAAG GTTCAATTGCAACACAAGATAAAACAAGAAGCAGAACAATTCCGTCAATGGAAGGCTTCTCGTGAAAAGGAATTACTCCAG TTGAGGAAAGAGGGGAGGAGAAATGAGTATGAACGACATAAACTTCAGGCATTGAATCAGCGGCAGAAAATG GTTCTTCAAAGGAAGACAGAAGAGGCTGCCATGGCTACCAAGAAGTTAAAAGAATTGCTAGAAGCTCGCAAATCCTCAGCACGTGATACCTCTG tTATTGCAAATGGTAACTCTCCCAGCTCTCAG ATGAGTGAAAAGTCCCTGCAACGATGGCTAGATCAAGAGCTTGAAGTCATGGTACATGTCCATGAAGTTCGGAACGAATACGAGAAACAAAGTCAATT ACGAGCTGCATTGGCGGAGGAGCTTGCTATTTTGAAGCAAGAGGAGGCAATTTCTGGGGGAGCTAGCCCTCCGAGAGGAAACAATGGAACTTCTAG gGTGTCCACCATGTCACCAAATGCAAGATTAGCCAGAATAGCAACACTTGAGAGCATGGTGAGCATTTCTTCAAATACTCTCGTAGCGATGGCTTCCCAACTTTCTGAGGCTGAGGAAAGAGAGCGTGCATTTACTGGGCGTGGCCGATGGAATCAACTGCGATCAATGGGGGACGCAAAGAATTTGCTTCAGTACATGTTCAACGTGGCAGCTGATGCAAG GTGCCAGGTGAAGGAAAGGGAAATCGAGATGAAGGAACTGAAGGAACAACTGAATGAGCTTGTTGGTATTCTTCGTCACAGCGAAGCACGAAGAAGAGAGGTGGAAAAACAGCTGAAATTGAAAGAGCAAGCACTCACAAGTGCATTAGCCGCATCATCTCAG GCCAACTCAAATGGCTCAATGAAGCACTCTGTCGAAGAAAACAACACACCGCTTTCTCCAGTTGCAGTTCCTGCACAGAAACAGCTCAAGTACTCTGCTGGCATTGCTAATAGCCCGAGCAAGGGGAGCAACACATTCAACAACAAGCCATTGAAG ATGGTCCCAATTGGGCAATTGTCTatggagaagaagaaactcGCTGTAGTCGGACATGCGGGAAGGCTTTGGAGATGGAAAAGGAGCCATCATCAATGGCTATTGCAGTTCAAGTGGAAATGGCAAAAGCCCTGGAGACTGTCTGAATTAATCCGACATAGCGATGAAACGATCATGAGGGCGAGGCCGAGACCTGCGTCTCTTCGTAAAGTGAAGTGA
- the LOC109720420 gene encoding kinesin-like protein KIN-4A isoform X1 gives MTMDNGEDCCVKVAVHIRPLIGDEKLQGCEDCVTVVPGKPQVQIGTHSFTFDHVYGSTGSPSSTMFEECVAPLVDGLFQGYNATVLAYGQTGSGKTYTMGTSCRDGSHTGLIPQVLNALFDKIDTLKNQVEFQLRVSFIEILKEEVRDLLDPASSPSKVENGNGHVGKLTVPGKPPVQIREASNGAITLAGSTEINVSTQKEMAACLEQGSTNRATGSTNMNNQSSRSHAIFTITLEQMRKLDPIMTSDGSMIEDLNEDYLCAKLHLVDLAGSERAKRTGSDGLRFKEGVHINKGLLALGNVISALGDEKKRKEGAHVPYRDSKLTRLLQDSLGGNSRTVMIACISPADINAEETLNTLKYANRARNIQNKPIVNRNPISDEMQRMRQQIEFLQAELVSARGGVASDETRILKERISWLEATNEDLCRELYGYRIQSPHSDHHETDSRKGGSIKAEGLKRSLQSTETFDFPMADALRAGDNSKEIDDEVAKEWEHTMLQDSMGKELNELNRRLEQKESEMKMFEGFNTLALKQHFGKKIMELEEEKRAVQQERDRLLAEVENLAANSDGHMHRPPDIHSQKLKSLEAQILDLKKKQENQVQLLKEKQRSDEAAKKLQEEIQFIKSQKVQLQHKIKQEAEQFRQWKASREKELLQLRKEGRRNEYERHKLQALNQRQKMVLQRKTEEAAMATKKLKELLEARKSSARDTSVIANGNSPSSQMSEKSLQRWLDQELEVMVHVHEVRNEYEKQSQLRAALAEELAILKQEEAISGGASPPRGNNGTSRVSTMSPNARLARIATLESMVSISSNTLVAMASQLSEAEERERAFTGRGRWNQLRSMGDAKNLLQYMFNVAADARCQVKEREIEMKELKEQLNELVGILRHSEARRREVEKQLKLKEQALTSALAASSQANSNGSMKHSVEENNTPLSPVAVPAQKQLKYSAGIANSPSKGSNTFNNKPLKMVPIGQLSMEKKKLAVVGHAGRLWRWKRSHHQWLLQFKWKWQKPWRLSELIRHSDETIMRARPRPASLRKVK, from the exons ATGACGATGGATAATGGAGAGGATTGCTGCGTGAAGGTCGCGGTCCACATCAGGCCGCTTATCGGAGACGAGAAGCTGCAGGGATGCGAGGATTGCGTTACTGTCGTGCCCGGAAAGCCGCAG GTGCAAATTGGCACCCATTCTTTTACCTTCGATCATGTTTATGGGAGCACCGGTTCTCCATCATCTACCATGTTCGAAGAATGTGTTGCCCCGCTCGTTGATGGTCTGTTTCAAGGATATAATGCAACTGTTCTTGCATACGGTCAG ACTGGGTCAGGAAAAACATATACAATGGGGACGTCATGTAGGGACGGCTCTCATACTGGACTTATTCCTCAAGTTCTGAATGCATTATTCGACAAGATCGATACCTTGAAGAATCAAGTAGAGTTCCAGTTACGAGTCTCTTTCATTGAG ATTCTGAAAGAAGAGGTACGGGACTTGTTAGATCCTGCATCTTCTCCTAGCAAAGTCGAAAACGGCAATGGACATGTGGGGAAGCTAACAGTACCTGGGAAACCTCCTGTACAAATCCGTGAGGCATCGAATGGGGCAATAACACTTGCTGGGTCTACTGAAATTAATGTTAGTACTCAAAAAGAAATGGCTGCATGCTTGGAGCAAGGTTCAACAAATCGAGCTACTGGAAGTACAAACATGAACAACCAGTCAAG CCGTTCCCATGCTATCTTCACAATCACATTGGAGCAGATGCGCAAACTCGATCCAATTATGACTTCTGATGGCTCCATGATCGAGGATCTGAATGAAGACTACCTCTGTGCAAAGCTTCATTTGGTAGATCTTGCTGGATCAGAACGGGCTAAGAGAACTGGTTCAGATGGTCTTAGGTTTAAGGAAG GTGTTCATATCAACAAAGGACTCTTAGCTCTAGGCAATGTCATAAGTGCTCTTGGAgatgagaagaagaggaaagaaggTGCTCATGTCCCTTATCGTGATAGCAAACTGACCCGGCTCTTGCAG GATTCTCTAGGTGGAAATAGCAGGACAGTAATGATAG CTTGTATCAGCCCAGCAGATATAAATGCAGAGGAAACTCTAAACACACTGAAATATGCTAATCGTGCTCGGAACATTCAGAATAAGCCCATA GTAAATAGAAATCCAATCTCTGACGAGATGCAAAGGATGCGTCAGCAAATTGAATTCTTGCAGGCTGAGCTGGTTTCTGCTCGTGGAGGAGTTGCGTCTGATGAAACTCGG ATTCTCAAGGAAAGGATTTCTTGGCTGGAGGCTACCAATGAAGACCTCTGTAGGGAACTGTATGGTTACCGCATTCAATCTCCTCACAGTGATCATCATGAAACAGATAGCCGA AAAGGCGGAAGCATAAAAGCAGAAGGGTTGAAAAGGAGCCTGCAAAGCACAGAGACATTTGATTTCCCAATGGCTGATGCTCTAAGAG CAGGTGATAATTCTAAGGAAATTGATGATGAAGTAGCTAAGGAATGGGAACATACAATGCTGCAAGATAGCATGGGCAAGGAGTTGAATGAGTTAAATAGGCGATTGGAGCAAAAGGAG TCTGAGATGAAAATGTTTGAAGGGTTCAACACACTTGCTCTTAAGCAGCATTTTGGAAAGAAGATCATGGAGcttgaagaagagaaaagagctGTGCAG caagagagagaccggttgttGGCTGAAGTGGAAAACCTTGCTGCTAACTCAGATGGCCACATGCACAGGCCTCCAGATATTCATTCTCAGAAACTGAAGTCCCTTGAAGCACAG ATTTTGGACCttaaaaagaagcaagaaaaccAAGTTCAGCTTTTGAAGGAAAAGCAAAGGAGTGATGAGGCAGCCAAAAAGTTGCAAGAAGAAATTCAATTTATTAAGTCTCAAAAG GTTCAATTGCAACACAAGATAAAACAAGAAGCAGAACAATTCCGTCAATGGAAGGCTTCTCGTGAAAAGGAATTACTCCAG TTGAGGAAAGAGGGGAGGAGAAATGAGTATGAACGACATAAACTTCAGGCATTGAATCAGCGGCAGAAAATG GTTCTTCAAAGGAAGACAGAAGAGGCTGCCATGGCTACCAAGAAGTTAAAAGAATTGCTAGAAGCTCGCAAATCCTCAGCACGTGATACCTCTG tTATTGCAAATGGTAACTCTCCCAGCTCTCAG ATGAGTGAAAAGTCCCTGCAACGATGGCTAGATCAAGAGCTTGAAGTCATGGTACATGTCCATGAAGTTCGGAACGAATACGAGAAACAAAGTCAATT ACGAGCTGCATTGGCGGAGGAGCTTGCTATTTTGAAGCAAGAGGAGGCAATTTCTGGGGGAGCTAGCCCTCCGAGAGGAAACAATGGAACTTCTAG gGTGTCCACCATGTCACCAAATGCAAGATTAGCCAGAATAGCAACACTTGAGAGCATGGTGAGCATTTCTTCAAATACTCTCGTAGCGATGGCTTCCCAACTTTCTGAGGCTGAGGAAAGAGAGCGTGCATTTACTGGGCGTGGCCGATGGAATCAACTGCGATCAATGGGGGACGCAAAGAATTTGCTTCAGTACATGTTCAACGTGGCAGCTGATGCAAG GTGCCAGGTGAAGGAAAGGGAAATCGAGATGAAGGAACTGAAGGAACAACTGAATGAGCTTGTTGGTATTCTTCGTCACAGCGAAGCACGAAGAAGAGAGGTGGAAAAACAGCTGAAATTGAAAGAGCAAGCACTCACAAGTGCATTAGCCGCATCATCTCAG GCCAACTCAAATGGCTCAATGAAGCACTCTGTCGAAGAAAACAACACACCGCTTTCTCCAGTTGCAGTTCCTGCACAGAAACAGCTCAAGTACTCTGCTGGCATTGCTAATAGCCCGAGCAAGGGGAGCAACACATTCAACAACAAGCCATTGAAG ATGGTCCCAATTGGGCAATTGTCTatggagaagaagaaactcGCTGTAGTCGGACATGCGGGAAGGCTTTGGAGATGGAAAAGGAGCCATCATCAATGGCTATTGCAGTTCAAGTGGAAATGGCAAAAGCCCTGGAGACTGTCTGAATTAATCCGACATAGCGATGAAACGATCATGAGGGCGAGGCCGAGACCTGCGTCTCTTCGTAAAGTGAAGTGA